The window CCCCACCGCGAGCGGTGGGGCCCTTCGAGGGCACTTGGCCGATCAGGCCGTTCGCATCACTGGCCGCACGCGCATCCGGCGACCGCCGGGGCCTCCTCGGTCGCCTGACCGGTGCAGCAGGCGTCCCCGGCGGCGTCGGGATCGGCGCTCTTGCCGAGGTTGTCGGCGTCGGCCTTCACGACGTAGACCTCCCAGGGTTCCTTGCCGGGACCGTGGACCCACACCTTGTCCTGGAGGGCGTAGCAGCACGAGGTGTCGTTCTCCTCGAAGGTGGCCAGGCCGGCGTCCTTGAGCCGGGTGGTGGCGGCGTCGACCTGGTCGGTGGACTCGACCTCGACGCCGAGGTGGTCCAGGCGCGTTTCCTCGCCGGGCCGCCCCTCGATCAGGACGAGCTTGAGCGGGGGCTCCGTGATGGCGAAATTGGCGTAGCCCTCGCGAAGCTTGGCCGGTTCGGTGCCGAACAGCTTCGAGTAGAAGGTGATCGACGCTTCGAGGTCGCTGACGCGAAGGGCGAGCTGAGCGCGAGACATGGCACGACTCCCAACGGGTTGCATTGATGCCTGTCGATACAACATTGCGCCCTGAATCGAAGAGTGTCAACATAGAGAAATGTCGAATCAAGAGTTCGTGGTGCTGGGTCAGGACGATGCGGCCGACGGCTGTTGCCCGGCGCTGCTCACCACCCCCTTGGACGAGGGGCAGGCGGTGGAACTGGCCAAGGTGTTCAAGGCCTTGGGTGACCCGGTGCGGTTGCGTCTGCTGTCGATGATCGCGTCCCGTGCGGGCGGCGAGGTCTGTGTCTGTGACCTGACCCCGGCCTTCGACCTGTCCCAGCCGACGATCTCGCACCACCTGAAGCTGCTCCGGCAGGCTGGTCTGATCGACTGCGAGCGGCGTGGCACCTGGGTCTACTACTGGCTGGTCCCGGAGATGACCGACCGGCTCGCCGCGATCCTGACC of the Streptomyces koelreuteriae genome contains:
- a CDS encoding ArsR/SmtB family transcription factor, which translates into the protein MSNQEFVVLGQDDAADGCCPALLTTPLDEGQAVELAKVFKALGDPVRLRLLSMIASRAGGEVCVCDLTPAFDLSQPTISHHLKLLRQAGLIDCERRGTWVYYWLVPEMTDRLAAILTRPAGEPLPERTAPAAAAS
- a CDS encoding ArsI/CadI family heavy metal resistance metalloenzyme, producing MSRAQLALRVSDLEASITFYSKLFGTEPAKLREGYANFAITEPPLKLVLIEGRPGEETRLDHLGVEVESTDQVDAATTRLKDAGLATFEENDTSCCYALQDKVWVHGPGKEPWEVYVVKADADNLGKSADPDAAGDACCTGQATEEAPAVAGCACGQ